A single region of the Plantactinospora soyae genome encodes:
- a CDS encoding DUF2637 domain-containing protein → MNRHRTESVVRVLILLAIGGMAGAAAFTHVHDLTVAHGQPDWIGWANAVAVELMAIYLGLEIRARRRTGRPVGLVGVLLVAFALLSLAAQVAEAEPSVWGWIVAAVPSLAFLALVKVVLSSAPATPETAADPATAELVAVVVEQTESVRQPEPTGDMPAPVATPQLVTPTVRPPLGVVHQNRPQVVGIVR, encoded by the coding sequence ATGAACCGCCACCGGACCGAATCGGTCGTACGGGTGCTGATCCTGCTCGCCATCGGCGGGATGGCCGGCGCCGCTGCCTTCACCCACGTCCATGACCTGACCGTCGCGCACGGCCAACCCGACTGGATCGGCTGGGCCAACGCGGTAGCCGTCGAACTGATGGCGATCTACCTCGGCCTGGAGATCCGCGCCCGACGTCGCACCGGTCGACCCGTCGGCCTGGTCGGCGTGCTCCTGGTGGCCTTCGCGCTGCTCTCCCTCGCGGCCCAGGTCGCCGAAGCCGAACCGTCGGTGTGGGGCTGGATCGTCGCCGCTGTCCCCTCGCTGGCCTTCCTCGCCCTGGTCAAGGTCGTCCTGTCCAGTGCACCCGCCACCCCGGAAACCGCTGCTGACCCGGCTACCGCCGAACTGGTGGCGGTCGTGGTCGAGCAGACCGAATCCGTTCGGCAACCCGAACCGACCGGCGACATGCCCGCACCTGTCGCCACGCCTCAACTGGTCACGCCGACGGTCCGGCCGCCGCTGGGCGTGGTCCATCAGAACCGGCCCCAGGTCGTCGGGATCGTGCGATGA
- a CDS encoding FtsK/SpoIIIE domain-containing protein encodes MTSAGDLLIARPKRFELPVWAVLLGLLLRWSWRAAWWCLRHPVATGTAALALTLYVEYDWPGLVVPVVLLSAASAVWRWRHESSWWAWLAGPLLGSLRRVFVYRRVWREAMTLCGLAATYDHRTVLPELLAVRSDQALDVLTVRMVRGQTPEEFQNVTANLAYAFGRRHARVYSECPDEPPTRSGRLGWLLRAVDRVRFRDRPTVVYLVLVRTDALRTVVPPFPVPTVPDFTALALARREDLRTWSLHLLATHVLVGGATRRGKGSVLWSLVRALGGGIASGLVRLWVIDPKGWMEFAIGRPMFARFACKSFEAMADLLDEAVEVLRERQTRLAGVVRVHTPTEADPLVVVVIDEMAALTAYLQDADLRKRIASSLGLLLSQGAGVGVLVVAALQDPRKEVLPFRDLFPTRIALGLTEASQVDMVLGDGARNRGALADQMPRWAKGVGYVILDGTPEPIRVRFSYVTDDDIRAMAVQHPAPVDAADILAQVGRETATEPARVPLPRRPSGPLLPESLRNLLDRDNGGERR; translated from the coding sequence ATGACCTCGGCCGGGGATCTGCTGATCGCCCGACCCAAGCGGTTCGAACTGCCGGTCTGGGCGGTACTGCTCGGTCTGCTGCTGCGCTGGTCCTGGCGGGCGGCCTGGTGGTGCTTACGCCACCCCGTCGCCACCGGCACGGCGGCCCTGGCTCTCACCCTGTACGTCGAGTACGACTGGCCCGGCCTGGTCGTGCCGGTGGTCCTGCTGTCGGCGGCCTCGGCGGTGTGGCGGTGGCGACACGAGTCGTCCTGGTGGGCCTGGTTGGCCGGTCCACTGCTGGGCTCGCTCCGGCGGGTGTTCGTCTATCGGCGGGTCTGGCGTGAAGCCATGACGCTGTGCGGCCTCGCCGCGACGTACGACCATCGGACCGTCCTGCCGGAGCTGCTGGCGGTCCGCTCGGATCAGGCGCTCGACGTGCTGACCGTCCGGATGGTCCGGGGCCAGACCCCGGAAGAGTTCCAGAACGTCACGGCGAACCTGGCGTACGCCTTTGGTCGACGGCACGCCCGGGTCTACTCCGAATGTCCGGACGAACCGCCGACGCGTTCCGGCCGGCTCGGCTGGCTGCTGCGGGCTGTGGACCGGGTTCGCTTCCGGGATCGCCCGACCGTCGTCTACCTGGTCCTGGTGCGTACCGACGCGCTGCGTACCGTCGTGCCACCGTTCCCGGTCCCGACGGTCCCGGACTTCACCGCGCTTGCCCTGGCCCGACGGGAAGACCTGCGCACCTGGTCCCTTCATCTGCTGGCGACACACGTCCTGGTCGGCGGCGCGACCCGGCGCGGCAAGGGTTCCGTCCTCTGGTCGCTGGTCCGGGCGCTTGGCGGCGGGATCGCCTCCGGCCTGGTGCGGCTGTGGGTCATCGATCCCAAGGGCTGGATGGAGTTTGCGATCGGGCGGCCGATGTTCGCCCGGTTCGCGTGCAAGTCCTTCGAGGCAATGGCGGACCTGCTCGACGAAGCGGTAGAGGTACTGCGAGAGCGACAGACTCGGTTGGCCGGCGTCGTCCGGGTCCACACCCCGACCGAGGCTGACCCCCTGGTCGTGGTCGTCATCGACGAGATGGCCGCGCTCACGGCCTACCTGCAAGACGCGGACCTGCGTAAGCGGATCGCCTCGTCGCTGGGGCTGCTGCTGTCCCAGGGGGCCGGCGTCGGGGTCCTGGTCGTCGCCGCGTTGCAGGACCCCCGCAAAGAGGTACTGCCGTTCCGGGACCTGTTCCCGACCCGGATCGCGCTCGGCCTGACCGAAGCGTCCCAGGTCGACATGGTCCTCGGTGACGGTGCCCGTAACCGGGGCGCGCTGGCCGACCAGATGCCCCGATGGGCCAAGGGCGTCGGCTACGTGATCCTCGACGGCACCCCGGAACCGATCCGGGTCCGCTTCTCCTACGTCACCGACGACGACATCCGGGCCATGGCGGTCCAGCACCCAGCCCCGGTCGACGCGGCGGACATCCTCGCCCAGGTCGGTCGGGAAACCGCCACCGAGCCGGCCCGCGTCCCGCTGCCGCGACGCCCCTCCGGGCCGCTGCTGCCCGAGTCGCTGCGGAACCTGCTTGACCGGGACAACGGCGGTGAGCGCCGATGA
- a CDS encoding transcriptional regulator encodes MALRGGTRFAVRCEDVFPAGCALVPESLGEVEDYDEKTGRRSPAKDKLTGQRVWQVRVMDLDPELGKRSRETTVKISADYQPVPPTGAPFEAVEFEGMTVTPYVANNGRMAYSLRATALRAPAGVAGKQKAAA; translated from the coding sequence ATGGCTCTGCGTGGCGGTACGAGGTTCGCCGTGCGTTGTGAAGACGTGTTCCCGGCGGGGTGCGCGTTGGTGCCCGAGTCGCTGGGTGAGGTGGAGGACTACGACGAGAAGACCGGCCGGCGCAGCCCGGCGAAGGACAAGCTGACCGGTCAGCGGGTGTGGCAGGTCCGGGTGATGGACCTGGACCCGGAGCTTGGGAAGCGGTCGCGGGAGACGACGGTGAAGATCTCGGCTGACTACCAGCCCGTCCCGCCGACCGGTGCGCCGTTCGAGGCGGTGGAGTTCGAGGGCATGACGGTCACGCCGTACGTGGCGAACAACGGCCGGATGGCGTACTCCCTGCGGGCTACCGCGTTGCGTGCTCCGGCTGGTGTGGCCGGCAAGCAGAAGGCGGCTGCGTAG
- a CDS encoding GntR family transcriptional regulator, translating to MSLDPDDPRTPSQQIAAALRAEIKTGKFAPGEKLPSQHDLVERFSVARETIKAALRKLQDERLIVTRQGSGTFVRANTERPVGLRPHVERAFEATNVTIDFAGFSGETLYNAIQETLDKVRIGRLTPESIRLRVLISDMTAPMAIPCRAEDQADDPAIRARARRITDRSIHAVTDAVQELADLGLVKTATADVRVHKAAPLFKLFIINEQEAFFGFYPVVEHTVMIDGKPMAIYDAMGKDAILFPFTPSDEDSSNDALYVEQARAWFDSMWGTIAREYAS from the coding sequence ATGAGTCTTGACCCTGATGACCCGCGCACTCCCTCGCAGCAGATCGCCGCCGCGCTCCGCGCCGAGATCAAGACAGGCAAGTTCGCCCCAGGCGAGAAATTGCCGTCACAACACGATCTCGTCGAACGGTTCAGCGTCGCCCGCGAGACGATCAAGGCAGCGCTACGCAAGCTGCAAGACGAGCGGTTGATCGTCACCCGCCAGGGCAGCGGCACCTTCGTCCGCGCCAACACCGAACGGCCGGTCGGACTACGGCCGCACGTCGAACGCGCCTTCGAGGCCACGAACGTCACGATCGACTTCGCCGGCTTCTCCGGAGAGACGCTCTACAACGCCATCCAAGAAACCCTGGACAAGGTACGCATCGGCCGACTCACCCCGGAGTCGATCCGACTGCGAGTGCTGATCTCCGACATGACCGCACCGATGGCGATCCCCTGCCGCGCCGAGGACCAGGCCGACGACCCCGCCATCCGCGCCCGAGCCCGCCGGATCACCGACCGATCGATCCACGCCGTAACCGACGCCGTACAGGAACTCGCAGACCTGGGCCTGGTCAAGACCGCCACCGCCGACGTACGGGTACACAAGGCAGCCCCGTTGTTCAAGCTCTTCATCATCAACGAGCAGGAAGCGTTCTTCGGCTTCTACCCGGTCGTCGAACACACGGTGATGATCGACGGCAAGCCGATGGCGATCTACGACGCGATGGGCAAGGACGCCATCCTGTTCCCGTTCACGCCCAGCGACGAGGACTCCTCCAACGACGCCCTCTACGTGGAGCAGGCCCGCGCCTGGTTCGACAGCATGTGGGGAACCATCGCCCGCGAGTACGCATCGTGA
- a CDS encoding HAD family hydrolase codes for MSRTDLAAVVGCARVVLLDFDGPVCSIFAQRPASTVAHELRRLLVDQGVTLPAEILHEPDPLAVLRFTATLGRPAVARQVEEALCREEVTAARTAEPTPYGREVIVAAHQTGRRVAVVSNNSAGSIHAYLTGRRLTSYVHPVIGRAPANPDRMKPNPAPVLDAVRELHADPEHCVLVGDSLSDIEAAHAAGVASIGYANKRGKRERFAAADAVIDSMAELVAAFAVDEL; via the coding sequence GTGAGCCGTACCGACCTTGCCGCCGTCGTCGGCTGCGCCCGCGTCGTCCTGCTCGACTTCGACGGACCGGTGTGCAGCATCTTCGCCCAGCGCCCCGCGTCGACCGTCGCCCATGAACTGCGCCGCCTGCTCGTCGACCAGGGCGTGACGCTGCCCGCCGAGATCCTGCACGAGCCCGACCCGTTGGCCGTTCTACGGTTCACCGCGACACTCGGGCGGCCCGCCGTCGCCCGCCAGGTCGAAGAGGCGCTGTGCCGCGAGGAGGTCACCGCGGCCCGTACCGCCGAGCCGACCCCGTACGGCCGTGAGGTCATCGTGGCCGCGCACCAGACCGGCCGCCGGGTCGCCGTGGTGTCGAACAACTCCGCCGGTTCGATTCACGCCTACCTGACCGGTCGCCGGCTTACCAGCTATGTCCACCCGGTCATCGGCCGCGCCCCCGCCAACCCCGACCGGATGAAGCCGAACCCGGCCCCGGTCCTGGACGCCGTCCGGGAGCTGCACGCCGACCCAGAGCATTGCGTCCTGGTCGGCGACTCGCTCAGCGACATCGAAGCGGCCCACGCCGCCGGGGTCGCCTCCATCGGGTACGCCAACAAGCGAGGCAAACGCGAGCGGTTCGCCGCAGCGGACGCCGTTATCGACAGCATGGCCGAACTGGTAGCCGCCTTCGCCGTCGACGAGCTGTAG
- a CDS encoding NUDIX hydrolase, producing MGRVEHWNDPDAPKANTLVPACGVLAVNDHGAILLQRRRDTDQWALPMGKMEIGETPSECAVRETLEETGVEVEVTGIVGVYSDPGHIVAYSDGEVRQEYEVTLLARPIGGAPAASDEASDVAWFLPAELAGLDIHPTMRRQIADYLAGRVPHVD from the coding sequence ATGGGTCGCGTCGAGCACTGGAACGATCCGGACGCGCCGAAGGCGAACACGCTCGTTCCTGCTTGCGGGGTGCTGGCGGTCAACGACCATGGCGCGATCCTGCTGCAACGGCGACGCGACACCGACCAGTGGGCTTTGCCGATGGGCAAGATGGAGATCGGCGAGACTCCGTCAGAGTGCGCGGTCCGGGAAACCCTGGAGGAGACCGGGGTCGAGGTCGAGGTCACCGGCATCGTTGGCGTCTACTCCGATCCGGGGCACATCGTGGCGTACTCCGATGGTGAGGTTCGTCAGGAGTACGAGGTGACGTTGCTGGCCCGGCCCATCGGCGGGGCTCCGGCGGCGAGCGACGAGGCGAGTGACGTTGCCTGGTTCCTGCCGGCTGAGCTGGCGGGGCTGGACATCCACCCGACGATGCGGCGGCAGATCGCGGACTACCTCGCGGGGCGGGTGCCGCACGTCGATTAG
- a CDS encoding XRE family transcriptional regulator, with protein MNERLRTVMVRRGVRVEDLADECGVDPKTVERWISLGRVPHRRHRWATARRLGAEEAYLWPAVLASVAGKRDDASRAELIEVFPDRASVPRETWLRLLTEAQERIDVLVFSGTFFAQTQPRVARMLADRLSAGVQVRLCFGDPTSDAVAVRDREEGLGGTLAAKIRASLTYYRELAGVDRCEIRLHPTTLYASLFRYDDEILTNPHAYGEAASANPTFHLRKVDGGGLFDHYTATFDRVWATAVPWLGTEV; from the coding sequence ATGAACGAACGTCTGCGGACGGTGATGGTCCGTCGTGGCGTACGGGTTGAGGACCTGGCCGATGAGTGCGGTGTTGATCCGAAGACGGTGGAGCGGTGGATCAGCCTGGGCCGCGTTCCGCATCGGCGGCATCGGTGGGCGACGGCGCGGCGGTTGGGTGCGGAAGAGGCGTACCTGTGGCCTGCTGTGCTCGCTTCGGTCGCTGGCAAGCGGGATGACGCCAGCCGCGCGGAGTTGATCGAGGTGTTCCCGGATCGGGCGTCGGTGCCGCGTGAGACGTGGCTACGACTGCTGACGGAGGCCCAGGAGCGGATTGACGTGCTGGTGTTCTCCGGGACGTTCTTCGCTCAGACACAGCCTCGGGTGGCGCGCATGCTCGCCGATCGGCTGTCGGCCGGGGTGCAAGTCCGGCTGTGCTTCGGCGATCCGACCAGTGACGCGGTTGCGGTCCGGGATCGTGAGGAGGGACTTGGCGGCACGCTGGCGGCGAAGATCCGGGCGTCCTTGACGTACTACCGGGAGCTTGCTGGCGTGGACAGGTGCGAGATTCGGCTTCATCCGACCACGCTCTACGCGAGCCTGTTCCGGTACGACGACGAGATCCTGACTAACCCGCACGCGTACGGTGAGGCGGCGTCGGCCAATCCGACGTTCCATCTCCGTAAGGTCGACGGTGGCGGGTTGTTCGACCACTACACGGCCACCTTCGACCGGGTGTGGGCTACGGCGGTGCCGTGGCTGGGGACGGAGGTCTGA
- a CDS encoding Fic family protein: MEAANYGKTPFGYPTQRPGDKWAFTYYMPEPLPRMLSFDNDTVLLLSEADNALGRLQGLGRLISQPELLVGPFLTREAIASSRIEGTNASLTEVLKAEEDASERTNDIAEVGRYLSATRAGLRLINTLPLTMRLIKEVHEALMEGVRGDDRLPGEVRRSPVWIGGSTPSNALFVPPLPEHLPELLTDWERFVNEDSRIPLLVRSALMHYQFETIHPFLDGNGRIGRLIIVLQLIQEQRLAAPLLYLSGYLETHRREYYDHLQAVRESGSIQGWIQFFCQAIKEQSADAATRATKLVALREKYYRQCRDDRSRVGALIPLMFQNPFITAKRVQGNIGGTLQGARNLLDRAASYGWLEYIGPHGRGGRLYYAAAEVLDTIESPTTYEQTSTTYS, from the coding sequence ATGGAAGCCGCGAACTATGGCAAGACTCCCTTTGGTTACCCTACCCAACGGCCGGGTGACAAGTGGGCTTTTACCTACTATATGCCTGAGCCACTACCTCGCATGCTTTCATTTGACAATGATACGGTCCTTCTCCTGTCGGAGGCGGATAATGCACTCGGACGCCTCCAGGGTCTAGGGCGACTTATTTCTCAGCCAGAACTATTGGTCGGTCCCTTCCTGACTCGCGAAGCTATAGCGAGTTCTCGCATTGAGGGAACGAACGCTTCGCTGACTGAGGTCTTGAAGGCAGAAGAGGACGCGTCAGAAAGAACCAATGACATTGCCGAAGTGGGGCGGTACCTCTCGGCGACACGGGCGGGACTTCGTTTGATTAACACGCTTCCCCTCACTATGCGACTCATCAAAGAAGTGCATGAGGCGCTAATGGAAGGCGTTCGAGGTGACGACCGTTTGCCGGGAGAAGTTAGGCGCTCCCCGGTATGGATCGGGGGGTCCACTCCTTCGAATGCCTTATTTGTCCCCCCTTTGCCGGAGCATCTACCCGAACTTCTGACTGACTGGGAACGATTTGTCAATGAGGATAGCAGGATTCCCCTGCTTGTGCGCAGTGCATTGATGCATTATCAATTCGAGACTATTCACCCATTCTTGGATGGTAATGGAAGAATTGGCCGCCTAATAATAGTACTCCAGTTGATACAGGAACAACGTCTGGCTGCGCCACTCCTGTACCTGTCGGGATATCTTGAGACGCACCGTCGTGAATACTATGATCATCTTCAAGCAGTAAGGGAGTCTGGCTCGATCCAGGGCTGGATTCAATTTTTCTGCCAAGCCATCAAAGAGCAATCTGCAGATGCAGCAACAAGGGCGACGAAGCTAGTTGCTTTGCGTGAAAAATACTATCGACAGTGCAGGGATGACCGATCGCGAGTAGGCGCCCTTATTCCTCTCATGTTCCAAAACCCCTTCATAACGGCCAAGAGGGTGCAGGGAAACATTGGTGGGACTCTTCAGGGAGCCCGTAACCTGCTAGACAGGGCAGCCAGCTACGGGTGGCTTGAGTACATCGGCCCGCACGGACGCGGCGGACGGCTCTATTACGCAGCAGCCGAGGTCTTGGATACAATTGAGTCGCCAACCACATACGAACAAACTTCCACAACGTATTCCTAG